In the Clostridiales bacterium genome, ACTGGTATAGCGTCCGGTCGCTGCCCTCAAAGCTCAGCGAACGGATTAGCCCGCTGTTCTTTAGCGCGTCCAATGTCCTGTAAACCGTGGAAAGATTGATCGGTCTGCCGCTTTCCAGGCAATGCCGATAGATATCTTCCGCCGAAAGCGGACGCGAGCTTTGCTGAAAATATTTTAGGATTTGGCATCTGTGTTTTGTGGGCTTTAAGCCCTTGTCTATAA is a window encoding:
- a CDS encoding transcriptional repressor, with protein sequence MKECKQKLIDKGLKPTKHRCQILKYFQQSSRPLSAEDIYRHCLESGRPINLSTVYRTLDALKNSGLIRSLSFEGSDRTLYQLKQRHIHYLMCLGCKKIQPVDYCPLENIEKRLFPKNFEITEHRLDIYGYCQDCKAK